The following proteins come from a genomic window of Diadema setosum chromosome 20, eeDiaSeto1, whole genome shotgun sequence:
- the LOC140243915 gene encoding uncharacterized protein: MTRGLSVAFKFSTTALVLAYLVPLLVIAVSIGLTLRAAAAHRRLQDSSVSHQNITLKLRFLTVVGSFSLSFMICWGYWHAYYMATWILIQNGGYYHFDVILHMALYILSNMLIFVNATLNPVLYVLTRGYLRRRVWNLLRCSSTSSTSEVANEADMLSTDVSSMMKTEMPILPAKAAGETGVLEDY, from the coding sequence ATGACTCGGGGACTTTCCGTCGCCTTCAAGTTCAGCACGACAGCCCTTGTGCTGGCCTACCTGGTTCCCTTGCTGGTCATCGCAGTCTCCATCGGTTTGACCTTACGGGCGGCGGCCGCCCACCGTCGCTTGCAGGATTCGTCGGTCAGCCATCAAAACATAACGCTGAAGCTTCGATTCCTGACCGTCGTGGGCAGCTTTTCGCTGTCGTTCATGATTTGTTGGGGCTACTGGCACGCCTACTACATGGCGACGTGGATTTTGATTCAGAATGGGGGCTACTATCATTTCGACGTGATCCTCCACATGGCGCTCTATATTCTTTCTAACATGCTCATTTTTGTCAACGCGACTCTCAACCCTGTCCTCTACGTCTTGACGCGAGGCTACTTACGACGTCGTGTGTGGAACTTGCTTCGGTGCTCATCCACGAGTTCAACCAGTGAGGTAGCTAACGAAGCAGATATGCTGTCTACCGACGTCAGCTCCATGATGAAAACGGAGATGCCAATTTTGCCGGCAAAAGCTGCAGGAGAAACTGGAGTTCTTGAAGATTATTga
- the LOC140243565 gene encoding nociceptin receptor-like, protein MASNDSSYNGPDSADFEAFLRRINTAFTVGFSFSLPVTVIGLLANALVLYVILRDKKMRRAVYNVYVINLFVASFILLFVWGGFATVAYGIYAFRGHFWIYRDVAIQKGVFGSQTAILTINSLTITVLAIDRYFVIADPAGRLGWRTIKNARIVCGVIWADLNMPYLLLFPSGSFPF, encoded by the exons ATGGCAAGCAACGACAGCTCCTACAACGGTCCCGACTCTGCCGATTTCGAGGCCTTCTTGAGGCGCATAAACACGGCATTCACGGTTGGATTCTCCTTCTCGCTGCCTGTAACCGTCATCGGCCTGTTGGCCAACGCACTCGTGCTCTACGTCATCCTGCGAGATAAGAAAATGAGGAGAGCCGTCTACAATGTCTACGTGATCAACCTCTTCGTGGCGAGTTTCATCCTCCTCTTCGTTTGGGGAGGCTTTGCAACAGTAGCTTACGGTATCTACGCCTTTCGTGGTCATTTTTGGATCTACAGGGACGTGGCAATTCAGAAAGGGGTTTTCGGCTCACAAACG GCGATTTTGACGATCAACAGTCTCACCATAACAGTCTTGGCAATCGATCGTTACTTCGTCATCGCCGATCCAGCTGGCCGGCTGGGTTGGCGGACCATAAAGAACGCCCGCATCGTCTGCGGAGTCATCTGGGCTG ACCTCAACATGCCTTACTTGTTGCTCTTTCCTTCTGGATCTTTTCCGTTCTAG